The Sulfurospirillum halorespirans DSM 13726 genome has a window encoding:
- a CDS encoding DUF2393 family protein: protein MNIDALKLSLLTYVKHFGLYDYLAFGWLLFTFLALIILASLIAKKSSVTSLFMIIIALILLVVSPFFIKLKLSEITRATTTEISLVKKLTFSDSLIVEGSITNHSTKDFSLCLVHTSVFKQTDAQGIKAFINRLKPIANQSILVKQTLLKEGVMEFQSVFDDFVYSSDVNASLSAECY from the coding sequence ATGAACATTGATGCCCTTAAATTATCACTATTGACCTATGTTAAACACTTTGGTCTTTATGATTATTTGGCATTTGGATGGCTGCTTTTTACCTTTTTAGCATTGATTATCTTGGCAAGTTTAATTGCCAAAAAATCCTCTGTTACCTCACTTTTTATGATTATTATTGCACTGATTCTTCTTGTGGTTTCACCTTTTTTTATCAAACTAAAACTAAGTGAAATCACACGAGCGACCACAACGGAAATCAGTCTGGTGAAAAAATTGACCTTTTCTGACTCTTTGATTGTTGAGGGATCCATTACTAACCATTCAACAAAAGATTTTTCACTCTGTTTAGTGCATACCTCTGTTTTCAAACAGACCGATGCACAAGGGATTAAAGCGTTCATTAACAGATTAAAACCGATCGCGAATCAGTCGATACTAGTAAAACAAACGCTGCTCAAAGAGGGTGTCATGGAATTCCAAAGTGTCTTCGATGATTTTGTCTACAGTAGTGATGTGAACGCATCACTTAGCGCAGAATGCTACTAA
- the hisIE gene encoding bifunctional phosphoribosyl-AMP cyclohydrolase/phosphoribosyl-ATP diphosphatase HisIE: MSSTLLNSINWDASPLLPVIAQDVTSGEVLMLAYMNQEALALTLQTGLAHYYSRSRQSLWKKGETSGHLQHVKEAYLDCDSDTLLLKVVQEGVACHTGRMSCFFNRVDVDETPKEPEIKIEAYSITDKIYHIIQERKHADPKSSYVASLLHKGDNSILKKVVEEAGEFCFACKDGDSKEIIYEAADLMFHALVALGSKNIHPSLISKELERRFGLSGIEEKNSRNEH, translated from the coding sequence ATGAGTTCAACACTTTTAAATTCCATCAACTGGGATGCCTCACCACTTCTTCCTGTCATTGCACAAGATGTCACGAGTGGTGAAGTGCTGATGCTCGCCTACATGAACCAAGAAGCACTTGCATTAACACTGCAAACGGGACTGGCTCACTACTATTCCAGAAGCCGCCAAAGCCTCTGGAAAAAGGGTGAAACCAGTGGGCATCTTCAACACGTTAAAGAGGCCTATTTGGATTGTGATAGCGATACCTTATTGCTCAAAGTGGTGCAAGAGGGTGTTGCGTGTCATACAGGGCGAATGTCGTGCTTTTTTAACCGTGTAGACGTTGATGAAACACCCAAAGAGCCAGAAATAAAGATCGAAGCGTATTCGATCACCGATAAAATTTACCATATCATTCAAGAGCGTAAACATGCTGATCCCAAAAGCTCTTATGTGGCATCACTGCTTCACAAAGGCGATAACAGCATTTTGAAAAAAGTAGTCGAAGAAGCGGGTGAATTTTGCTTTGCATGTAAAGATGGTGATAGTAAAGAGATTATCTACGAAGCGGCCGATCTTATGTTTCATGCCCTCGTAGCGTTAGGATCTAAAAACATTCATCCATCACTCATTTCCAAAGAGCTTGAGAGGCGCTTTGGTCTTAGTGGAATAGAGGAGAAAAATAGTCGCAATGAACATTGA
- a CDS encoding prohibitin family protein has protein sequence MPADLNDYFKKKNGGGSGNSGGGDNDNRTPFNIEPPDFLKNLGKKAGIIYVLIAIVVIAVVAKPFVIINSGEMGIKATTGKFESTPMDPGFHLFIPFIQQVFIVDTKVRIMNYSSTEDLGEVMQRGSGIKRNAAISVLDARGLPVSIELTVQYKLEPTTAPQTIATWGMSWEDKIINPVVRDVTRAVIGKFNAEELPQKRNEIAVNIEEGIRKAIDAQPGQPVELLTMQLREIVLPVKIKEQIERVQVAKQEVERTRYEVEIANQQALKRAAEAEGQAKAREINAQGQANAIKIEAEADAYANKKISDSISTPLLTLRQIEVQGKFNEALRENKDAKIFLTPGGAVPNIWVDTKDSQKAVSISK, from the coding sequence ATGCCAGCAGATTTAAACGATTATTTTAAAAAGAAAAACGGTGGAGGAAGCGGAAACAGTGGTGGCGGTGACAATGACAATCGCACACCTTTTAATATCGAACCTCCCGATTTTTTGAAAAACCTTGGTAAAAAAGCAGGAATTATCTATGTGCTAATCGCTATCGTGGTTATTGCCGTTGTAGCAAAGCCTTTTGTGATTATTAACTCAGGTGAAATGGGTATCAAAGCCACCACCGGTAAATTTGAATCAACGCCTATGGACCCAGGTTTTCACCTTTTTATTCCTTTTATTCAACAAGTTTTTATTGTCGATACGAAAGTGCGCATTATGAACTACTCTTCCACCGAAGATTTGGGTGAAGTGATGCAAAGAGGCTCAGGCATTAAACGTAATGCTGCTATCTCCGTCCTTGATGCTAGAGGTCTTCCTGTTTCAATTGAACTCACCGTTCAATACAAGTTAGAGCCAACCACAGCACCTCAGACCATTGCAACATGGGGTATGTCATGGGAAGATAAGATCATCAATCCCGTCGTTCGCGATGTAACACGTGCCGTTATTGGTAAGTTTAACGCCGAGGAACTTCCTCAAAAGCGTAATGAAATTGCGGTTAACATTGAAGAAGGAATCCGTAAAGCGATTGATGCACAACCGGGTCAACCTGTTGAACTCTTGACAATGCAACTTCGTGAAATTGTTTTACCAGTGAAAATCAAAGAGCAAATCGAACGTGTTCAAGTAGCGAAACAAGAAGTCGAGCGAACACGTTATGAAGTTGAAATCGCCAATCAACAAGCCTTAAAACGTGCAGCTGAAGCAGAAGGTCAAGCTAAAGCGAGAGAAATTAACGCGCAAGGTCAAGCCAATGCGATTAAAATTGAAGCAGAAGCTGATGCGTACGCCAACAAAAAAATTAGTGACAGTATCTCAACACCTCTTTTGACACTTAGACAAATTGAAGTGCAAGGTAAGTTTAATGAAGCGCTTCGTGAAAATAAAGATGCAAAAATCTTCCTAACACCTGGTGGTGCAGTGCCAAACATTTGGGTTGATACTAAAGATAGTCAGAAAGCCGTTAGTATAAGCAAATGA
- a CDS encoding branched-chain amino acid transaminase has product MDKAKYIWMDGKLVAWDDAKVHILTHTLHYGNGVFEGTRAYMTENGLAIFKLREHTKRLLNSAKITRIKATYSLEELEAAHIEVLRSNNFTSNVYIRPLIYLGYGIMGLNHVQAPVKTAIAAWQWGSYLGDEGLENGIRVKISSFARNPVSSTMGKAKAAANYLNSQMAKYEALEAGYEEALLLDKDGFIAEGSGECFFIVRDGVLITPPNDTSLESITQATVLDLAREAGIPIERRRITRDEAYIADESFFTGTAAEVTPIKDIDNYIIGDGKRGPVTKQLQDAYFDVVYGRNPKYKHLLTFI; this is encoded by the coding sequence ATGGATAAAGCAAAATACATTTGGATGGATGGCAAACTCGTTGCATGGGACGATGCAAAAGTACATATTTTGACCCATACACTTCACTATGGCAACGGTGTTTTTGAAGGTACACGTGCGTACATGACAGAAAATGGTCTGGCAATTTTTAAGCTCAGAGAGCACACCAAACGTTTGCTCAATTCTGCTAAAATCACACGTATTAAAGCAACTTATTCACTTGAAGAACTCGAAGCTGCGCACATTGAAGTGCTAAGATCCAATAACTTTACGTCAAATGTTTATATTAGACCTCTCATCTATCTCGGATACGGCATTATGGGACTGAACCACGTTCAAGCACCTGTCAAAACAGCCATCGCAGCTTGGCAATGGGGAAGTTACCTCGGTGATGAAGGTTTAGAGAATGGCATTCGCGTTAAAATCTCTTCGTTTGCACGAAATCCTGTTAGTTCAACCATGGGTAAAGCCAAAGCTGCGGCAAACTACCTTAACTCACAAATGGCAAAATACGAAGCCTTAGAAGCTGGTTATGAAGAGGCCTTATTGCTCGATAAAGATGGCTTTATCGCCGAAGGTAGTGGCGAATGCTTTTTTATCGTGAGGGACGGTGTTTTAATTACACCACCAAACGACACTTCACTTGAAAGCATTACCCAAGCAACCGTGTTAGATCTTGCACGCGAAGCGGGTATTCCCATTGAGCGCAGACGCATTACACGTGATGAAGCGTACATTGCTGATGAGTCTTTCTTTACAGGTACGGCGGCTGAAGTCACACCGATCAAAGATATCGATAACTACATCATAGGCGATGGTAAACGAGGACCTGTTACCAAACAACTTCAAGATGCGTACTTTGATGTTGTCTACGGACGCAATCCAAAATACAAACACTTATTAACATTTATCTAA
- a CDS encoding aldehyde dehydrogenase family protein, producing the protein MKAKLYIGSTCKETKAYKEVHSPFDGRVVSSFCICDAMDAKAILETAKKAALHVKLIPLHQRIHWLLDVAQKLESEREKIAQIITDEVGKPIAFSRVEVDRCIETIKLSANAILHVNGETFDTTAMPSGKKSLAFYKREPVGVVLAITPFNFPLNLVAHKIAPALVAGNAVILKPTSQAPRTAYELVKLFIESSYASKDALSLIYSGEGVNEALITSNIPRVISFTGSVGVGREIMQKAGIKKVALELGGNAATYIDASADCALAAKRCAVGAFINSGQVCISLQRIYVHEAIYETFAKALVEETKSLHVGSPYDEKTFIGPMVNEAAVEKAKGWIQSAINEGAKPLCGFTCKDLLFAPTIMADVTEQMQIVCEEVFAPIVSLIKVSDYEEAKEKMNASSYGLQYSIFCNDLSMAHRAIDELEAGGIVINDIPTLRFDLQPYGGIKQSGIGKEGPYFALMDDYTQIKSVVIC; encoded by the coding sequence ATGAAAGCAAAGCTGTACATTGGTTCTACATGTAAAGAAACAAAAGCGTATAAAGAGGTGCATTCACCTTTTGATGGACGTGTGGTTTCAAGCTTTTGTATCTGCGATGCAATGGATGCCAAAGCCATTTTAGAAACAGCGAAAAAAGCAGCTTTACATGTAAAGCTTATTCCTTTGCATCAGCGCATCCATTGGCTTTTGGATGTGGCTCAAAAATTAGAATCTGAGCGTGAAAAAATAGCGCAGATTATTACTGATGAAGTGGGAAAACCAATCGCTTTTTCGCGTGTTGAAGTCGATCGTTGCATTGAGACGATTAAACTCTCCGCCAATGCAATCTTACATGTAAACGGTGAAACGTTCGATACCACGGCGATGCCCAGTGGTAAAAAGAGCTTAGCCTTTTACAAACGAGAACCTGTGGGCGTGGTGCTTGCCATTACCCCTTTTAATTTTCCACTCAACCTTGTCGCGCATAAAATTGCTCCAGCTTTAGTTGCTGGTAATGCCGTCATCTTAAAACCCACCTCACAAGCGCCACGCACAGCGTATGAACTCGTCAAGCTTTTCATTGAAAGTTCATATGCTTCCAAAGATGCGCTTAGTCTTATCTACAGTGGTGAAGGGGTGAATGAAGCACTCATCACCAGCAATATTCCTCGTGTGATTAGTTTTACAGGAAGTGTGGGTGTTGGGCGTGAGATCATGCAAAAAGCAGGGATTAAAAAAGTCGCACTCGAACTAGGAGGCAATGCGGCAACCTACATTGATGCCTCTGCTGATTGTGCACTTGCAGCAAAACGATGTGCGGTGGGAGCATTTATTAACTCAGGTCAAGTGTGCATTTCCTTACAGCGCATTTACGTACATGAAGCCATTTATGAAACGTTTGCTAAAGCGCTGGTGGAAGAGACAAAAAGCTTACATGTAGGCTCACCGTATGATGAAAAAACGTTTATTGGTCCAATGGTCAATGAAGCAGCGGTTGAAAAGGCAAAAGGATGGATTCAAAGCGCCATCAATGAAGGTGCAAAGCCACTGTGTGGTTTTACATGTAAAGATCTTTTGTTTGCGCCAACCATTATGGCGGATGTGACTGAGCAGATGCAAATTGTGTGTGAAGAGGTCTTTGCTCCGATCGTTTCGCTGATCAAGGTAAGCGACTACGAAGAAGCAAAAGAGAAAATGAATGCTTCTTCGTATGGACTTCAATATTCTATTTTTTGCAATGATCTTTCTATGGCTCACAGAGCGATTGATGAACTAGAAGCAGGTGGCATTGTGATCAACGACATCCCCACTTTGCGGTTTGATCTTCAGCCTTATGGTGGCATCAAACAGAGTGGCATTGGAAAAGAAGGCCCCTATTTTGCACTTATGGATGACTATACCCAGATCAAATCTGTGGTAATATGCTAA
- the bcp gene encoding thioredoxin-dependent thiol peroxidase: protein MLTIGDKAPDLSLPNQDNVEISLRDLEGKWVVLYFYPKDSTPGCTTEACDFTAALPSFEGLNAVVLGVSPDSTTSHQKFIAKQKLEITLLSDVSTEVAQNYGVWQLKKFCGKEYMGIVRSTFLIDPSGKIAKLWSNVKVKDHASEVKKALESLS from the coding sequence ATGTTAACCATAGGCGATAAAGCCCCAGATCTTAGTCTTCCCAATCAAGACAATGTCGAAATATCCCTGCGAGATTTAGAGGGAAAATGGGTTGTGCTTTACTTCTACCCCAAAGATAGCACACCTGGATGTACGACTGAGGCATGTGATTTTACAGCAGCACTTCCTAGTTTTGAGGGTTTAAATGCGGTTGTTTTAGGCGTAAGTCCTGATAGTACTACATCGCATCAAAAGTTCATTGCCAAACAAAAACTTGAGATTACACTGCTTTCAGACGTGAGTACCGAAGTGGCACAAAATTACGGTGTTTGGCAGTTGAAAAAGTTTTGTGGCAAAGAGTATATGGGCATTGTGCGTTCAACGTTTTTGATCGATCCAAGCGGAAAAATTGCGAAGCTTTGGTCCAATGTGAAAGTCAAAGACCATGCAAGTGAAGTTAAAAAAGCTTTAGAATCACTAAGCTAA